One Romeriopsis navalis LEGE 11480 genomic window carries:
- a CDS encoding hybrid sensor histidine kinase/response regulator, producing the protein MNTPSILIVDDEPNNFDVIEVLLSNQGYQMHYAPSGAAAINHLDTFQPDLILLDVMMPGMDGIEVCKQIKTLAQWQAVPIVMVTALSSKSDLAECLAAGANDFISKPVNAIELRARVKSMLRIKQQYDDLQGLLKLREDMIRMVIHDLRNPLSTILLGLELLEVIDYSRDQQKQKLTQITTAAEELHLLIDDILQIALLESGKLRLNQTSIDLSDLVKSSVSSFEVIAQQKAQTLNIELGVDGQVVPVDGNMMRRTIDNLISNAIKFSPQNSAIQIRLSRLNSGDHQIQVIDSGPGIPEPLQQKIFEQYEVGTMMPNIAQIGLGLAFCKMVIEAHGGHIEASNHPKTGSIFTITLPMGEPVGLSF; encoded by the coding sequence ATGAATACACCGTCTATCCTGATTGTTGATGATGAGCCAAATAACTTTGATGTAATTGAAGTTCTTCTGAGTAATCAAGGCTATCAAATGCACTATGCGCCAAGTGGGGCCGCGGCAATTAATCATCTCGATACATTTCAGCCGGACCTGATTTTGCTTGATGTCATGATGCCGGGGATGGATGGCATTGAGGTTTGCAAGCAAATTAAGACGCTCGCCCAGTGGCAAGCTGTACCAATCGTCATGGTGACAGCGCTCAGCAGTAAATCCGATCTGGCAGAATGCTTGGCCGCCGGTGCAAACGACTTTATTAGTAAGCCGGTCAATGCGATTGAGTTGCGGGCACGAGTCAAATCGATGTTACGAATTAAGCAGCAGTACGATGATTTACAGGGGCTGCTTAAATTGCGAGAAGACATGATCCGCATGGTGATTCATGATTTACGTAATCCATTAAGTACAATTTTGCTCGGCCTCGAACTTTTAGAAGTAATCGATTACAGCCGTGACCAGCAAAAGCAAAAGTTGACCCAAATCACTACGGCGGCGGAAGAGCTCCATTTATTGATCGACGATATTCTGCAAATTGCCCTGCTGGAATCCGGTAAACTTCGCCTAAATCAAACCTCGATCGACCTATCTGACCTCGTAAAATCATCGGTTTCCAGCTTTGAAGTCATTGCCCAACAAAAGGCACAAACCCTGAATATCGAGCTGGGCGTGGATGGCCAAGTTGTGCCCGTGGACGGCAATATGATGCGCCGCACAATCGACAATCTGATCTCCAACGCCATTAAATTTTCGCCCCAGAATAGCGCAATTCAGATTAGGCTTAGCCGGCTGAATTCGGGCGATCACCAGATTCAGGTAATTGATTCAGGACCGGGGATTCCTGAGCCGTTACAACAAAAGATTTTTGAGCAATATGAGGTCGGGACGATGATGCCAAATATTGCTCAAATCGGTTTAGGTCTGGCGTTTTGCAAAATGGTAATTGAAGCCCACGGGGGACATATTGAGGCATCCAATCATCCTAAAACGGGTAGTATTTTTACGATTACATTACCGATGGGTGAACCGGTTGGTCTCTCATTTTGA
- a CDS encoding cysteine hydrolase has translation METAFGLNIPETLEDACTVDRTALIVYDMQIGILSQLQHGEAIKAQVIQVVEAARSVGLRTFFMRHMSLPKELSGVFQLKMAKAWQRAATVDQVNPWFLPTAPGFQLIPELTPLSSEAVFDKITMSAFEGTPLNIALRDCGIDTVIIVGVATEIGIEPTVRHAADLGYIPIVITDACGAGDAAAGERAIASLRFMGDAFFSTVEEICQILHQPQNSASSH, from the coding sequence ATGGAAACAGCATTTGGATTGAACATTCCCGAAACCCTAGAAGACGCCTGCACCGTCGATCGCACAGCACTAATCGTCTACGACATGCAAATCGGCATTCTCAGTCAGCTCCAGCATGGCGAGGCGATCAAAGCCCAAGTCATTCAGGTGGTTGAAGCCGCTCGTTCAGTCGGTCTGCGGACATTTTTCATGCGGCATATGTCTTTGCCCAAGGAGTTGTCTGGTGTATTCCAGCTCAAAATGGCCAAAGCCTGGCAGCGCGCTGCGACTGTTGATCAAGTCAATCCTTGGTTTCTCCCAACCGCACCCGGATTTCAACTGATACCAGAACTCACGCCCCTGAGCTCAGAAGCTGTGTTTGACAAAATTACGATGTCCGCATTTGAAGGGACACCACTGAACATTGCATTGCGCGATTGTGGGATTGATACAGTAATTATTGTGGGTGTCGCAACTGAAATTGGAATTGAGCCAACCGTCCGTCATGCGGCCGATCTGGGTTATATTCCAATTGTCATCACCGATGCCTGTGGCGCTGGCGATGCCGCTGCTGGGGAACGGGCAATTGCGAGTCTCCGCTTTATGGGCGACGCATTTTTCTCAACCGTAGAAGAAATTTGTCAAATTCTGCATCAGCCCCAAAACTCAGCATCAAGTCATTAG